In Podospora pseudopauciseta strain CBS 411.78 chromosome 3, whole genome shotgun sequence, one genomic interval encodes:
- a CDS encoding hypothetical protein (COG:S; EggNog:ENOG503P27K) has translation MDEKRGTGHSAGKSRVNANRRHHTDGVVGRLSYTPAQRDGAFGELRKNRVEDEAPKFQQVTPFSQWCPPSKVAAPQSNLGGPWRIARAQGNWLTEFLPEASITEDALEGLFMEEIASAKDSTEASPVSTTSLFSVGEIADVRTGRNGDAAISVMAVSSGVSGNVLRLISLAREEWVWEEADVTARTKAPDARFEGEWCQDATPISLVKFAINASGSKNKQGKSVDMIRWLLVQKESSTTICEPEVRDLPMPTPGLATTSSPTSQIFINPLATIPISQTGGSPQTDVCFIRGPDRNIPQLVIIDQCGYWSIWDITGRRDNRPKSLTPVLTMCGNMLAGSIPKLPSSSTSLDKPHRVVYLEVEADESSSEELEHPRRPFLLLNTDQALHLFDIESQNSHPVALPSFGIDHQRVMEVAPARLDPGQFFVLTNKSLLWIAAKKGADGTVKSDFLAICPHQKDSSDPTLRIEVSAGTFVNDISACFVCVWSAQDTEMNIFWFLLPESGTATGYHREVVSLKSRSNFVGLGMLPVKRKLGKRDTITPSGKRLRDASMRFFQFLTLSQDMEVSSALCVWSDDESAEIPAPEILDRGGKSRDAEKELLEHLHKRLVVPDGFDELTVLGKRKIEEPDSGDEKPKRLKLNDCSLVGLRLGMDPSEWRNRTLHLEKIEPATGQDLRFLREAVEKEKEDGYMPRHSVLELAKPSHQQSDDGLITLARTWADIQPELQDDQEEEEWLYPPEASRPIPGFNPDDMAQNLGELFPKPRKRAPATVKNRWTHILQKMAAEMFLSNISVSAVPPSWGSTLITTNDSQSQSQSQSFSFYSSSQPTLPSPSFPPTPSSPSKPSRLPSQSADPEDEQPQEDVVALRLRKYGFIPTSSSRKGELSVDISPWEVGGDPDNISWHLGKDKEDIEAEKRKDKRLKKMMARRQRVERLSQRYFGEESSVLEESASQQLLPGIQPSSQLVFSQGVVVPGSPAAFLRSPTRKGVVRPTSPLRREYRMGGGGGGRESSSQQGVGVSGGSSQTPSRQQVPPTRSQVLPGLFGGRQSFGAGAAGRVRESLSPFKKKKRKSEGRLSGFR, from the exons ATGGATGAAAAGCGCGGGACTGGCCACTCGGCTGGGAAGTCGAGGGTGAATGCGAATCGAAGACACCATActgatggtgtggttggaCGGTTGAGTTATACGCCCGCTCAGCGGGATGGTGCTTTTGGTGAACTGCGCAAGAATCgcgtcgaggatgagg CTCCCAAGTTTCAGCAAGTGACGCCCTTCAGCCAGTGGTGTCCTCCGAGTAAAGTTGCTGCTCCTCAGTCCAACTTGGGGGGCCCGTGGAGAATCGCCAGGGCGCAAGGGAACTGGCTGACGGAATTTCTTCCCGAGGCTTCCATCACCGAGGATGCGCTCGAAGGTCTATTTATGGAGGAGATCGCCAGCGCCAAAGACAGCACTGAAGCTTCACCTGTGTCGACaacctctctcttttccgTTGGTGAAATCGCAGATGTGAGGACCGGACGCAATGGCGACGCAGCGATTTCGGTCATGGCTGTGTCGTCTGGAGTCTCTGGAAATGTGCTTCGTTTGATCAGCCTCGCTCGAGAAgagtgggtttgggaggaggctgaTGTGACGGCGCGTACCAAGGCACCAGATGCCAGATTCGAGGGAGAGTGGTGTCAGGATGCGACGCCGATTTCTTTGGTCAAGTTTGCTATCAATGCAAGCGGCAGCAAGAACAAGCAGGGGAAAAGCGTCGACATGATTCGCTGGCTTTTGGTTCAGAAAGAAAGCTCGACCACGATATGTGAGCCAGAAGTCCGGGACTTGCCCATGCCTACCCCTGGCCTGGCGACAACATCGAGCCCTACCTCTCAGATATTTATCAATCCCCTGGCGACGATACCAATAAGCCAAACTGGTGGCAGCCCACAGACAGATGTGTGCTTCATCCGTGGGCCAGATCGAAACATACCCCAGCTTGTTATTATCGACCAGTGCGGCTACTGGAGCATATGGGACATCACGGGGCGCCGGGATAATCGACCAAAAAGCTTGACGCCAGTTCTGACGATGTGCGGCAACATGCTGGCAGGCTCCATACCTAAATTGCCGAGCTCGTCGACAAGCTTGGACAAGCCGCACAGGGTTGTCTACTTGGAGGTCGAGGCCGATGAGTCGAGCTCCGAGGAGCTTGAGCACCCAAGGCGACCCTTTCTCCTTTTGAACACCGACCAGGCTCTGCATTTGTTTGACATCGAGTCGCAGAATTCACATCCTGTGGCTCTTCCATCGTTTGGAATCGATCATCAGCGCGTTATGGAAGTTGCTCCCGCTCGACTGGACCCTGGACAGTTCTTTGTCTTGACGAACAAGAGTCTACTGTGGATTGCGGCCAAGAAGGGGGCTGATGGCACAGTCAAATCCGACTTTCTCGCGATATGTCCGCACCAAAAAGACAGCAGTGACCCGACTCTACGGATCGAAGTCTCGGCTGGGACGTTTGTCAATGATATTTCGGCCTGTTTCGTTTGTGTTTGGTCCGCGCAGGACACGGAGATGAACATTTTCTGGTTTCTCCTGCCGGAATCGGGCACGGCGACTGGGTACCACCGTGAGGTCGTCTCGTTGAAGAGCCGTTCGAATTTCGTTGGCCTTGGCATGCTTCCTGTCAAACGCaagctggggaagagggataCTATCACGCCTTCTGGCAAACGGCTGAGGGATGCGTCCATGAGGTTCTTTCAGTTTTTGACTCTCAGTCAAGACATGGAGGTTAGCAGCGCGCTTTGTGTGTGGTCGGATGATGAAAGCGCCGAGATACCTGCCCCAGAGATTTTGGACAGGGGTGGTAAGAGCAGAGATGCCGAGAAGGAGCTACTGGAACATCTGCACAAGAGGCTTGTTGTTCCAGATGGGTTTGATGAGCTCACTGTCCTTGGCAAACGCAAGATTGAAGAGCCAGACTCGGGGGATGAGAAACCCAAAAGGCTGAAGCTCAACGATTGCAGCCTTGTTGGGCTGCGTTTGGGTATGGATCCTAGTGAATGGCGGAACCGGACGCTTCATCTTGAGAAGATTGAGCCGGCTACTGGTCAGGATCTCAGGTTCCTTCGAGAGGCtgtggagaaggagaaggaggatgggtATATGCCTAGACACAGCGT TCTTGAGTTGGCAAAGCCCAGCCATCAGCAATCAGACGATGGACTCATCACTCTTGCCCGCACATGGGCAGACATACAACCAGAACTGCAAGACGatcaggaagaggaagaatgGCTCTATCCTCCCGAAGCAAGCCGTCCGATCCCCGGCTTCAACCCGGACGACATGGCCCAGAACTTGGGCGAGCTGTTCCCCAAGCCTCGCAAACGAGCGCCGGCAACAGTCAAGAACCGTTGGACCCACATCCTGCAAAAGATGGCCGCCGAGATGTTCCTCTCAAACATTTCCGTTTCGGCCGTCCCTCCGTCTTGGGGCAGCACACTAATAACCACCAACGACAGccaatcccaatcccaatcccaatcctTCTCATTctactcctcctctcaaccaaccctcccctccccctccttcccccccaccccctccagcccatCCAAACCATCCCGCCTACCCTCCCAATCAGCCGACCCCGAAGATGAACAGCCACAAGAAGACGTCGTCGCGCTCCGCCTGAGGAAATACGGCTTCATCCCCACCTCGTCCAGCCGCAAGGGCGAATTGTCGGTTGACATCTCCCCCTGGGAAGTGGGCGGCGACCCGGACAACATAAGCTGGCACCTTGGGAAGGATAAGGAAGATATAGAAGCCGAAAAGAGAAAGGATAAACgcttgaagaagatgatggccagACGGCAGCGGGTGGAGAGGTTATCGCAGAGATATTTCGGGGAGGAGTCTTCCGTTTTGGAGGAATCGGCTAGTCAGCAGTTGCTGCCGGGTATTCAACCTAGCAGTCAGCTGGTGTTTAGtcagggggttgttgtgccGGGGTCGCCGGCGGCGTTTTTGAGGAGCccgacgaggaagggggtggtgagacCGACGAGTCCGCTGAGGAGGGAGTAcaggatgggtggtggtggtggtgggagggagagttCAAGCCAgcagggggtgggggtgagtGGGGGGAGTAGCCAGACGCCTAGTCGGCAGCAGGTACCGCCGACGAGGAGTCAGGTTTTGCcggggttgtttgggggaCGGCAGAGTTTTGGTGCGGGagcggcggggagggtgagaGAGAGTTTGAGCCCGTttaagaagaagaagaggaagagtgaGGGTCGGTTGAGTGGGTTTAGGTAG
- the SPC25 gene encoding kinetochore-associated Ndc80 complex subunit spc25 (EggNog:ENOG503NX18; COG:S), translating to MSSFDPSLSTTTRPSPLPPPSTTNLADSLPQINFDFDSLRDRMSKFTLKFDSFIESGRKRVLSERNQFRLNVAELQEDHRMKKKDIEILQLKTSSYQQTIAKEAAETREMQQAIASLTAQRDRQLAQRDSLRQQIEAAQREIEERLQKQREHQKKLEAQARYNVPELDFWVTNLCLRIEGAGKEDRLKFVYTHVDEKDWEREAWFELAMGGREYDVKHCRPKLEKDKVERVLDRVNETRELVGLLKGMRELFVEAMKS from the coding sequence ATGTCCTCCTtcgacccctccctctcaaccacaacccgcccctctcccctcccacccccctccacaacaaaCCTAGccgactccctcccccaaatcaACTTCGACTTCGACTCCCTCCGCGACCGCATGTCAAAATTCACCCTCAAATTCGACTCCTTCATCGAGTCCGGCCGGAAACGCGTCCTCTCGGAACGCAATCAATTCCGTCTCAACGTCGCAGAGCTCCAAGAAGACCATCgaatgaaaaaaaaagacatcgAAATCCTCCAATTGAAAACCTCCTCCTACCAGCAAACCATCGCGAAGGAAGCCGCCGAGACGAGAGAGATGCAGCAGGCTATTGCGTCGCTTACCGCGCAGAGGGACAGGCAGCTCGCGCAGCGGGATAGCTTAAGGCAGCAGATTGAGGCTGCGCagagggagattgaggagaggCTTCAAAAACAGAGGGAGCATCAGAAGAAGTTGGAGGCGCAGGCGAGGTATAACGTCCCGGAATTGGATTTTTGGGTTACAAATCTGTGTCTGAGGATTGAGGGGGCGGGGAAGGAGGACAGGCTCAAGTTTGTGTATACTCATGTGGATGAGAAggattgggagagggaggcttgGTTCGAGCTGgcgatgggggggagggagtatgATGTGAAGCATTGCCGGccgaagctggagaaggacaaggtggagagggtgttggatAGGGTGAATGAGACGAGGGAGTTGGTTGGGCTGTTgaaggggatgagggagtTGTTTGTGGAGGCTATGAAGTCTTGA
- a CDS encoding hypothetical protein (COG:S; EggNog:ENOG503P6T9): MADRTEKQAAAQQAVDILHEISTLLNCHLDRRTLSICISMIENGVNPEALAARGSQGTQNRRPKRAIRGCCSCWGEPEEMTELPEGGLCVEISK, translated from the exons ATGGCAGACCGAACAGAAAAGCAAGCCGCCGCCCAACAAGCGGTCGACATTCTCCACGAGATATCCACTCTTTTG AATTGCCACCTCGACCGCCGAACCCTCTCCATATGCATCTCCATGATCGAAAACGGGGTCAACCCCGAGGCGCTGGCTGCAA GAGGTAGTCAAGGAACTCAGAACAGAAGGCCAAAACGTGCGATTagaggctgctgctcctgctgggGCGAGCCGGAGGAGATGACCGAGCTTCCTGAGGGAGGGCTGTGTGTCGAGATATCAAAATAA
- a CDS encoding hypothetical protein (COG:J; EggNog:ENOG503P3VQ), which translates to MLIPKADRKAIHEYLFREGVMVAAKDYESTHETGIRNLYVIKACQSLTSRGYVKTQFSWQYYYYTLTPEGLDYLREWLHLPAEIVPATHIKQQRSHAPPRGMLGDEGRREGRFGGRGRGDRGDREGGYRRREAGEGKEGGAPSDFAPQFRGGFGRGRGGRGDAPPS; encoded by the exons ATGCTTATTCCCAAGGCCGATCGCAAGGCGATCCATGAG TACCTCTTCCGTGAGGGCGTCATGGTCGCTGCCAAGGA CTACGAGTCCACCCACGAGACCGGCATCCGCAACCTCTATGTCATCAAGGCTTGCCAGTCTTTGACCTCCCGCGGCTACGTCAAGACCCAGTTCTCGTGGCAATACTACTActacaccctcacccccgagGGTCTCGACTACCTCCGCGAGTGGCTCCACCTCCCCGCTGAGATTGTCCCTGCCACCCACATCAAGCAGCAGCGGTCTCACGCTCCCCCCCGCGGCATGCTCGGCGATGAGGGCCGCCGTGAGGGCAGATTCGGTGGCCGCGGCCGTGGCGACCGTGGCGACCGTGAGGGTGGCTACAGACGCCGTGAGGCCGGTGAGGGCAAGGAGGGCGGTGCCCCCAGCGACTTCGCTCCTCAGTT CCGTGGTGGATTCGGTCGTGGCCGTGGCGGCCGTGGTGATGCCCCTCCCTCGTAA
- a CDS encoding hypothetical protein (COG:S; EggNog:ENOG503NXK5), translated as MASPPSKINILITSFTGSSLPPTLSLALPPSTPISTLITTLDSRLPSSSSLLCTRQLLLTTLSSTYLPPSSPSPISSLLSSQKDDFLTLRLSAPLCGGKGGFGSQLRAAGGRMSKRKKTQEDNGSSRNLDGRRLRTVTEAKALAEYLAIKPEMDKKEREARKKRWEQIVEMTERKQEEIKYGSKKVGLDGKWVEEKEVGEERMREAVAEAMRRGLVVDNLLGTSVGSSGSGSGSGEEEEEDREMGDGSEGSEEHSQGSKETTPPSEVEPEADTAKVEGKGKGKEKEVVKPVEKPQARTFFGFDEDDEFMSSDEE; from the coding sequence atggcctcccccccctcaaagaTCAACATCCTCATTACCTCCTTCACaggctcctccctccccccaaccctctccctcgccctccccccctcaacccccatctcaaccctcatcaccaccctcgactcccgcctcccctcgtcctcctccctcctctgcacccgccaactcctcctaacaaccctctcctccacctacctccccccctcctcaccctcccccatctcttCCTTACTCTCCTCACAAAAAGATGACTTCCTCACCCTCCGCCTCTCAGCCCCCCTCTGCGGCGGCAAAGGCGGCTTCGGCTCCCAACTCCGCGCAGCAGGAGGCCGCATGTCCAAGCGCAAAAAAACCCAAGAAGACAACGGCTCCTCCCGCAACCTCGACGGCCGAAGGCTACGGACCGTCACCGAGGCGAAAGCACTCGCCGAGTACCTCGCTATCAAACCTGAGATggacaagaaagaaagggaggCGCGCAAGAAGAGGTGGGAGCAGATTGTGGAGATGACGGAGAGGAAGCAAGAGGAGATCAAATATGGGAGTAAaaaggttgggttggatgggaagtgggtcgaggagaaggaggtgggggaggagaggatgagggaggcggttgcggaggcgatgaggagggggttggtggttgataaTCTTTTGGGGACGTCGGTGGGGAGTAGTGGTTCTGGCTCAGGttcgggagaggaggaggaggaggatagggagatgggggatggtAGTGAGGGGAGTGAGGAGCACAGTCAAGGGTCGAAAGAGACGACGCCGCCTTCGGAGGTTGAGCCTGAGGCTGACACGGCAAAGGTGGAGGGtaaagggaaggggaaggagaaggaggtggtgaagccGGTGGAGAAACCTCAGGCGAGGACCTTTTTCGGctttgatgaggatgatgagttcATGAGCTCTGATGAGGAGTGA
- the COX12 gene encoding Cytochrome c oxidase subunit 6B (EggNog:ENOG503P5BS; COG:C) has product MSDEERVTKPFKFVTAGMHKFLFLPRLKPESVELVAEGNGIESWIEMGMIELWGAGPMTMTNGYDGTTTNGPAADTDAFNNSDAGEGGSPQFHVEADVTPENEAEGIITKHCWQNYVDYHKCILAKGEDFAPCRQFWLAYRSLCPSGWYERWDAQREAGNFPVKLE; this is encoded by the exons ATGTCTGACGAGGAGCGCGTTACCAAGCCCTTCAAGTTCGTCACCG CTGGTATGCATaaatttctttttctgccCCGATTGAAGCCCGAGAGTGTCGAATTGGTTGCCGAGGGAAATGGAATTGAGAGCTGGATTGAAATGGGGATGATTGAGCTTTGGGGAGCTGGgccgatgacgatgacgaatGGTTATGACGGAACGACGACAAATGGACCGGCCGCCGACACGGACGCTTTCAACAACTCAGAtgctggagaagggggatCGCCACAATTCCACGTGGAAGCCGACGTCACGCCAGAAAATGAAGCAGAAGGAATTATT aCCAAGCACTGCTGGCAGAACTACGTCGACTACCACAAGTGCATCCTCGCCAAGGGTGAGGATTTCGCTCCCTGCCGCCAG TTCTGGCTCGCCTACCGGTCTCTGTGCCCTAGCGGTTGGTATGAACGGTGGGACGCCCAGAGAG AGGCTGGCAACTTCCCCGTCAAGCTCGAGTAA
- a CDS encoding hypothetical protein (EggNog:ENOG503P7MU; COG:S) produces the protein MFATRSLRMFRATPRMMRPIPKEEQSAHTVSQRLRRLKNIPAELIPLGVVVGFAVCAACYSITRHLVVDKTIRLKRQNRAADSHAAAGEHH, from the exons ATGTTTGCTACGCGCTCTCTGCGGATGTTCCGGGCCACCCCCCGCATGATGCGGCCCATTCCC AAGGAGGAGCAGTCTG CCCACACTGTCTCCCAGCGCCTCAGACGCCTTAAGAACATCCCCGCCGAGTTGATTCCCCTTG gtgtcgtcgtcggcttCGCCGTCTGCGCGGCTTGCTACTCCATCACCCGTCACTTGGTCGTTGACAAGACCATCCGTCTCAAGAGACAAAATCGCGCTGCCGACAGCCACGCCGCTGCCGGTGAGCACCACTAA
- a CDS encoding hypothetical protein (COG:A; EggNog:ENOG503P2R2) has translation MSDATRWKATIYVGNLPPQATLQTISEAFLPFGEIADISLPKNDGRGPNGADKSHNNDFLGNGPQQQQQQQSTHRGFAYVEFEDEADAKEAIDNMDQAEIFGRTIKVSAAKIPKSAQTGGLGSKTAVWEQEGWLAENAVSEEDRLASEQAQNRADDPMQGLEGLDVAGPKPE, from the exons ATGTCGGACGCAACCCGCTGGAAAGCGACCATCTACGTCggcaacctccctccccaagcaACCCTGCAAACCATCTCCGAAGCTTTCCTCCCCTTTGGTGAAATAGCAgacatctccctccccaaaaacgaCGGCCGCGGACCCAACGGTGCTGACAAGTCCCACAATAATGACTTCCTCGGCAACGgcccccaacaacagcaacaacagcagtcAACTCACCGTGGTTTTGCCTACGTTGAATTCGAGGATGAGGCCGACGCAAAGGAGGCAATCGACAACATGGACCAAGCCGAGATCTTTGGGAGAACTATCAAGGTTTCCGCAGCCAAGATCCCAAAGAGCGCGCAGACGGGTGGGCTGGGGAGTAAGACTGCTGTTTGGGAGCAG GAGGGATGGTTGGCCGAGAATGCCGTCAGTGAGGAGGACAGGCTCGCCTCTGAGCAGGCTCAGAACAGAGCAGACGATCCAATGCAAGGACTGGAGGGACTGGATGTTGCTGGTCCCAAGCCAGAATGA